In Candidatus Epulonipiscium viviparus, one DNA window encodes the following:
- a CDS encoding MYG1 family protein, protein MKKMAVHSGTFHADDVFAVALMYGIYDDLEVVRTRDEAELSTCDIIADVGGGQYDHHYVNKKLRADGIPYCAFGLLWQDFGIDYIKNNFEPLPQEQYEEIKDRIAIDFITVIDANDNGLDIVRSDYKIMTVSGIIDVFMPFDATQAAATKGFFEAVELAKKILYHVVAKEVRYFGDFNYVKEQLAIQNPKESHILVLEKRVSFKKPLIKLDIDMDVLFVVYKDLSDKWMVQNIQLTEDSFDARKNLPDSWAGLNEEALDKVTGIDGCVFCHPAKFLCGNKTKEGALAMARLAVEA, encoded by the coding sequence ATGAAAAAAATGGCAGTCCATAGCGGCACCTTTCACGCAGATGACGTGTTTGCGGTAGCTTTGATGTATGGAATTTATGACGACTTAGAGGTAGTTAGAACTCGCGACGAAGCCGAACTTAGCACTTGTGATATCATCGCTGATGTTGGAGGAGGTCAATATGATCACCATTATGTAAACAAAAAATTGCGTGCTGACGGCATTCCATACTGTGCGTTTGGTCTTCTGTGGCAAGATTTTGGAATCGATTATATAAAAAATAATTTTGAACCTCTACCTCAAGAACAATACGAAGAAATTAAAGACCGAATAGCTATCGATTTTATTACTGTAATTGATGCGAATGACAATGGGCTAGATATTGTTCGCTCTGATTATAAAATTATGACTGTATCTGGAATTATCGATGTATTTATGCCTTTTGACGCAACCCAGGCTGCTGCAACTAAAGGATTTTTTGAGGCTGTTGAACTCGCTAAAAAAATCTTATATCATGTGGTAGCAAAAGAAGTTAGATACTTTGGTGATTTCAATTATGTCAAAGAGCAGCTAGCAATTCAGAATCCTAAAGAAAGCCACATTTTAGTATTAGAAAAACGCGTGAGCTTTAAAAAACCGTTAATTAAACTAGATATTGACATGGACGTATTGTTTGTTGTCTATAAAGATTTGTCCGATAAATGGATGGTTCAAAATATTCAGTTAACAGAAGATAGCTTTGACGCACGCAAAAATTTGCCAGACAGCTGGGCCGGACTAAACGAAGAAGCCTTAGACAAAGTTACCGGAATAGATGGATGCGTATTTTGTCATCCTGCTAAATTTTTATGTGGCAACAAAACCAAAGAAGGCGCCCTTGCTATGGCTCGATTGGCTGTTGAAGCGTAA
- the murI gene encoding glutamate racemase, which yields MDNRPIGIFDSGLGGLTVVKEVMKQLTNESIVYFGDTARVPYGNKSKATVTKFSAQIIRFLLSKDVKAIIIACNTVNSNCAIELRELFPELMIEGVVGPGVIMASRATKNGRIGVIGTEGTVKSGRYAERLREIHPEYQIFSKACPLFVPLVEDGWTNTEVAKMVIATYLNELLEEDIDTLILGCTHYPILSEDIQAVVGKHIKLINPANETAYQMGLHLLQENIQAIAIPSYHFYVSDHKEQMQDMAKMFLGCKTPDVIEVDIEKY from the coding sequence ATGGATAACAGACCAATCGGAATTTTTGACTCTGGCCTTGGAGGGCTGACAGTTGTAAAAGAAGTTATGAAGCAATTAACAAACGAATCGATAGTATACTTTGGCGATACAGCACGTGTGCCATATGGAAATAAATCGAAAGCAACGGTTACAAAATTTTCAGCACAAATAATCAGATTTTTATTGAGTAAGGATGTAAAAGCAATCATCATCGCCTGCAATACAGTAAACTCAAATTGCGCTATCGAATTGCGGGAGTTATTTCCTGAATTGATGATAGAAGGGGTTGTAGGGCCAGGCGTTATAATGGCAAGCCGAGCAACCAAAAATGGTCGAATTGGTGTGATAGGAACAGAAGGCACCGTCAAAAGTGGTCGATACGCGGAGCGGCTAAGAGAAATTCATCCAGAATACCAAATTTTTTCGAAAGCTTGCCCGCTATTTGTTCCGCTAGTAGAAGATGGCTGGACAAACACAGAGGTTGCAAAAATGGTGATAGCAACTTATCTGAATGAGTTGTTAGAAGAAGATATAGATACATTAATATTGGGATGCACGCACTATCCTATATTATCTGAGGACATTCAAGCCGTGGTGGGAAAACATATCAAACTGATAAATCCTGCCAATGAGACGGCATACCAGATGGGGCTCCACCTGCTACAAGAAAATATTCAAGCTATAGCAATCCCGTCGTATCATTTTTATGTAAGTGATCACAAAGAACAGATGCAAGATATGGCAAAAATGTTCTTGGGATGTAAAACGCCCGATGTGATAGAAGTAGATATTGAAAAGTATTAA
- a CDS encoding D-alanine--D-alanine ligase family protein, translating to MKQNILLIFGGQSSEHEVSLKSVTTIYENIDHELFDIYPVGITKEGKWLLYRGANFNFTENNWQEKGVPCILSPDVTHHGLLLLRDAQDIVNIKINKVFPIMHGKYGEDGTIQGLCTLAQLPFVGCGVLSSAISMDKSFTKIAVEKTGIRQAKYVLVKSSELKHMNQVVSKIEETFGYPYFVKPANAGSSVGINKVHNKRELEHALRVAAKEDAKILVEETIIGREVEVAVLGNEELQISGVGEILAAAEFYDFDAKYNNAESKTVICAELPDEIKENLREAAKKIYKAVDAKGLSRVDFFVTETGDMIFNEINTMPGFTKISMYPMLFEDFGISIKNLITELINLASL from the coding sequence ATGAAGCAAAATATCTTGTTAATTTTTGGAGGGCAATCTTCAGAACATGAAGTATCGTTAAAGTCTGTTACAACTATTTATGAAAATATTGATCATGAGCTTTTTGATATTTATCCTGTTGGAATCACAAAAGAAGGGAAATGGTTATTATATAGAGGTGCAAACTTTAATTTTACGGAAAATAATTGGCAAGAAAAAGGTGTACCTTGTATTTTGAGTCCAGATGTTACTCATCATGGATTACTTCTATTGAGAGATGCGCAAGACATAGTAAACATCAAAATTAATAAAGTATTCCCGATTATGCATGGAAAATATGGTGAAGACGGAACGATCCAAGGCTTGTGTACATTAGCGCAGCTGCCATTTGTGGGGTGCGGAGTTTTGAGTTCTGCGATATCGATGGACAAATCATTTACCAAAATAGCAGTTGAAAAGACAGGAATAAGACAAGCAAAGTATGTACTAGTGAAAAGTTCGGAATTAAAACATATGAATCAAGTAGTATCCAAAATAGAGGAAACGTTTGGCTATCCATACTTTGTAAAGCCAGCAAATGCTGGATCGTCTGTCGGGATCAATAAGGTGCACAACAAGCGTGAATTAGAACATGCTCTAAGAGTAGCGGCAAAAGAAGACGCAAAAATCTTGGTCGAGGAAACGATAATAGGCCGAGAAGTTGAAGTTGCCGTACTAGGAAACGAAGAATTACAAATCTCAGGAGTAGGTGAAATTTTGGCAGCCGCAGAGTTTTATGATTTTGATGCCAAATATAATAACGCAGAATCCAAAACCGTGATCTGTGCGGAATTACCAGACGAGATTAAAGAAAACTTGAGAGAAGCAGCAAAGAAGATTTATAAAGCAGTCGATGCAAAAGGGCTATCGCGAGTTGATTTTTTTGTAACGGAAACAGGCGATATGATATTTAATGAAATTAATACAATGCCAGGATTTACCAAAATTAGTATGTACCCGATGCTGTTTGAAGATTTTGGGATCTCAATCAAAAACCTGATTACAGAATTAATAAATTTAGCATCTTTATAA
- a CDS encoding sulfatase, with amino-acid sequence MKKNVVVILCDQLRTDYLSCYGSEFIKTPNIDKLAADGVLFEHATTVSPVCAPGRASMMTGTYLSDHGVWTNEVPFRPGLEYLPQRMKANGYRTGAFGKLHHTPGKDSKGFDIALQMEENRLGPEDDFYKYIIERHPEAKNLYNHDGSGKFGADISEYYDVWIAENAIKFIEDEKDKPVFAWISFQGPHPPYDVPANNGLTTQIQPPDPADTKFLPKCDVPLYRRGATLNSPEVKGIEAYRRQLVAYAHKVQLIDIQVAKIVAKLKELGIYEDTIIIFSTDHGCMLGDYSMFGKGAMPYKAQLEIPMIISNSPELPKGVRSDMLVSNLDIGGTAIKVAGDDKPFAFSRSMIEMYNTPAMQRSVIFTEFCDSMKLVSSKEYRLAYYPFSGQYELFKIDNEREDLTDKPEYLKLQIKLLTDIIDFVVMAKGEVYLEGHDTVPAVQKGLDEKYYNYREVAPLATPLGSERIRENLRKNGLDADYTEFMKEREDEFVCHYGKYWNEKETFFKKTYHK; translated from the coding sequence ATGAAAAAAAATGTTGTAGTGATTTTATGTGATCAATTGCGTACCGACTACCTATCTTGCTATGGAAGTGAGTTTATTAAGACGCCAAATATAGATAAATTAGCAGCAGATGGAGTTTTGTTTGAGCATGCAACAACGGTGTCGCCAGTTTGCGCACCGGGAAGAGCATCAATGATGACAGGAACGTACCTATCTGATCATGGTGTGTGGACTAACGAAGTTCCATTTAGACCGGGGCTTGAATATTTGCCGCAGAGAATGAAAGCAAACGGATATAGAACAGGGGCATTTGGAAAATTACACCATACGCCGGGCAAAGATTCAAAGGGTTTCGACATTGCATTGCAAATGGAAGAGAATCGATTGGGGCCAGAAGACGATTTCTATAAATATATAATTGAGCGCCATCCAGAAGCAAAAAATCTGTATAATCATGATGGATCGGGAAAATTTGGAGCAGATATAAGTGAATACTATGATGTTTGGATAGCAGAAAATGCGATAAAATTTATAGAAGACGAAAAAGATAAGCCAGTCTTTGCGTGGATCTCATTTCAAGGGCCGCATCCGCCATACGACGTACCAGCAAATAACGGGCTGACTACCCAAATACAACCTCCAGATCCAGCAGACACAAAGTTTTTGCCTAAGTGTGATGTGCCATTGTATAGACGTGGGGCAACATTAAATTCGCCCGAAGTTAAAGGCATCGAAGCATACAGACGCCAATTAGTAGCGTACGCGCATAAGGTTCAGCTGATAGATATCCAGGTAGCCAAGATCGTCGCAAAATTGAAAGAGCTGGGCATCTACGAAGATACGATAATTATATTTTCGACCGACCATGGATGTATGCTAGGCGACTATAGCATGTTTGGAAAGGGTGCGATGCCATATAAGGCGCAGTTAGAGATTCCGATGATTATTTCGAATTCACCGGAGTTGCCAAAGGGAGTGCGAAGCGATATGTTAGTTAGCAACCTAGACATTGGAGGAACAGCTATCAAAGTAGCAGGAGATGATAAGCCGTTTGCATTTTCGCGATCTATGATAGAAATGTATAATACGCCGGCGATGCAGCGAAGCGTGATATTTACAGAGTTTTGCGACTCAATGAAATTGGTTTCTAGTAAGGAATATCGATTAGCATACTATCCATTTAGTGGGCAATACGAACTATTTAAAATTGATAATGAGAGAGAAGATTTAACAGATAAGCCAGAATATCTCAAGCTGCAAATCAAATTGTTAACAGACATAATAGATTTTGTGGTGATGGCAAAAGGGGAGGTTTATCTCGAAGGACACGATACAGTTCCGGCAGTTCAAAAAGGGCTAGATGAAAAGTATTATAACTATAGAGAAGTGGCACCGTTAGCAACTCCACTAGGCTCCGAACGCATTCGAGAAAATTTGCGTAAAAATGGACTAGACGCCGACTATACAGAATTTATGAAGGAGCGCGAAGATGAGTTTGTGTGTCATTATGGAAAATACTGGAACGAAAAAGAAACATTTTTTAAAAAGACTTATCATAAATAA
- a CDS encoding sulfatase: protein MKKNVVVILCDQLRTDFLSCYGSDFIKTPNIDQLAADGVLFERATTVSPVCGPGRACMMTGQYVSGTGVWTNDVPFKAGLEYIPERMNQNGYVTGAFGKLHHMPSKDVKGFAVACQMEEGRLAADDDFYKFLKRRHPEINTISPQKDGRFAFGLEDYYEEWIANNAVKFIEDHKDEPLFAWVSFQGPHQPYDAPAENGISTVLTPPDPIMLDFEPSCNVPKYRRASNISTPSILGMKAYRERRARYAEGVQIIDYEVGKIIAKLKELGIYKDTVIIFSTDHGCMLGDYDMYEKGAMPYKAQLEIPMIVVDADALPQGKRSDMLVSNLDIAGTALKAAEDPKPLGYSRSIVEMYNNCEIQRSVIFTEFCDSMKLVSTKKYRLAYYPFSKEHELFAIDDETTDLTLDPELQELRIELLSDIIDFVVMAKGEVYLEGHDTVPAVQVGLDEKYYNYREVAPLATPIWSERSRQSLRDHGLDADYTEFMKAREDEFVVHYGKYWRPGDSFFKKTY, encoded by the coding sequence GTGAAGAAAAATGTTGTAGTAATCTTATGTGATCAATTGAGAACAGATTTTTTATCGTGTTACGGAAGTGATTTTATAAAAACTCCAAATATCGATCAACTAGCGGCAGATGGAGTTTTATTTGAGCGTGCAACAACAGTATCGCCAGTGTGTGGACCGGGGCGCGCATGTATGATGACGGGGCAGTACGTTTCGGGAACGGGAGTGTGGACCAACGACGTTCCGTTTAAGGCAGGGCTGGAGTATATTCCGGAGCGGATGAACCAAAACGGATATGTGACTGGGGCATTTGGAAAGCTTCATCATATGCCGAGCAAAGACGTCAAAGGTTTTGCAGTTGCTTGTCAGATGGAAGAAGGAAGATTGGCAGCAGACGATGATTTCTACAAATTTTTGAAGAGAAGGCACCCAGAAATAAATACTATCAGCCCGCAAAAAGATGGTCGATTTGCTTTTGGGCTAGAGGACTATTACGAAGAATGGATTGCCAACAATGCCGTAAAATTTATCGAAGACCATAAAGATGAGCCGTTATTTGCGTGGGTATCATTTCAGGGGCCGCACCAGCCATATGATGCGCCAGCAGAGAATGGAATATCGACAGTGCTAACGCCACCGGATCCTATCATGTTAGACTTCGAGCCAAGCTGTAATGTTCCCAAATATAGGAGAGCATCAAATATATCTACACCAAGTATATTGGGGATGAAGGCCTATAGAGAGCGTCGCGCGAGATACGCAGAGGGAGTTCAAATTATTGACTATGAAGTGGGAAAAATTATAGCGAAGCTGAAAGAGTTGGGCATATATAAAGATACCGTAATTATATTTTCTACTGACCACGGGTGTATGTTGGGGGATTACGATATGTATGAGAAGGGCGCGATGCCATATAAAGCGCAGTTAGAAATTCCGATGATAGTGGTGGACGCCGACGCATTGCCACAGGGGAAACGAAGCGACATGCTTGTGAGCAACCTAGACATTGCGGGAACGGCGCTGAAAGCAGCAGAAGATCCAAAGCCGCTGGGATATTCGCGATCGATTGTCGAGATGTATAATAATTGTGAAATACAACGAAGCGTGATATTTACAGAGTTTTGCGACTCGATGAAATTGGTTTCGACAAAAAAATATAGATTGGCATACTATCCATTTAGCAAGGAGCATGAACTGTTTGCCATAGACGATGAAACGACCGATTTGACACTAGACCCGGAGTTACAAGAATTGCGGATCGAATTGCTATCAGATATAATTGACTTTGTGGTGATGGCAAAAGGAGAGGTCTATTTGGAGGGTCATGATACTGTCCCAGCAGTGCAGGTGGGGCTTGACGAGAAGTATTATAATTATAGAGAGGTTGCACCACTAGCAACTCCAATATGGTCAGAACGAAGTCGACAAAGCCTGAGAGACCATGGATTAGATGCTGACTATACTGAATTTATGAAAGCGCGAGAAGATGAATTTGTTGTTCACTACGGAAAGTATTGGAGGCCAGGAGATTCATTTTTTAAGAAGACATATTAA
- a CDS encoding putative Ig domain-containing protein, whose translation MIGDGGGEISGTLTITADDQAPQVITLNGFAANLAITTEQLKTGSAFVPYTQLIQTNNISNDIVAKFSIIDGEKPDWLTLDPNTGYLHGMPKAAGEHTFMVKAEFSSDDDKFSEYDLSPSYAKFTITTSEELVNEDGIPVDSFVTDGFEIKTPLPKIEEIKDHSIKLTGDISEIVDVYIDGQKLVKNSDYKITSSTEEISITIFSDVFEDLSEDEHIVAAEFVDDTAHCGP comes from the coding sequence TTGATCGGCGATGGGGGTGGTGAAATTTCTGGAACTCTCACCATTACTGCAGATGATCAGGCACCTCAAGTTATTACGCTTAACGGCTTTGCGGCAAACTTAGCAATAACAACTGAGCAGCTCAAAACTGGATCTGCTTTTGTACCTTATACACAATTGATTCAAACCAATAATATTTCTAACGACATAGTTGCCAAATTCTCAATTATAGACGGTGAAAAACCTGACTGGCTAACGCTGGATCCAAATACTGGATATCTTCATGGAATGCCTAAAGCTGCAGGCGAACATACATTTATGGTAAAAGCCGAATTTAGTTCAGATGATGACAAATTTTCTGAATACGATTTGTCACCTTCTTACGCAAAGTTTACAATAACAACCTCAGAGGAATTAGTAAACGAAGATGGCATTCCTGTCGACTCGTTTGTTACTGATGGGTTCGAAATCAAAACTCCATTGCCAAAGATCGAGGAAATCAAAGATCATTCGATTAAATTGACAGGTGACATATCAGAAATTGTTGACGTATATATTGATGGACAAAAGTTAGTTAAAAATTCAGATTACAAAATTACTAGCTCTACAGAAGAGATTTCTATCACTATATTCTCCGATGTATTTGAAGATTTAAGCGAGGATGAGCACATAGTGGCCGCAGAATTTGTGGATGATACTGCTCATTGTGGACCCTGA
- a CDS encoding S-layer homology domain-containing protein: protein MATKMMTKTTTKTTTVISPLKPTPAKPTVTTTPTAPTAPLPPISIKKDVSPSAWYYNDVKWIYEQGLMFGLSVDQFGIGVHSTRGSIANVLALHGNIDLTKYPSSLRWFDSSMKWASEYKLFGSDIADGATPLTRESMAVLINNYLKYQGFVLPKASATTKFTDIKNLSAEKQNAIKIANQLGLLSGKSATTMAPKDLVTMEEVAAIVHRVDSLLLPKTIAHN, encoded by the coding sequence ATGGCGACAAAGATGATGACAAAGACGACGACAAAGACGACGACAGTGATATCTCCACTTAAACCTACGCCAGCAAAACCAACTGTTACAACCACTCCGACCGCTCCAACTGCTCCGCTTCCTCCTATTAGTATCAAAAAGGACGTTTCTCCAAGTGCTTGGTACTATAACGATGTGAAATGGATTTATGAGCAAGGGTTGATGTTTGGCCTATCTGTTGACCAATTCGGAATCGGCGTTCATAGCACTAGAGGTTCTATTGCTAATGTATTAGCGCTTCATGGAAATATCGATTTAACAAAATATCCTTCGTCATTGCGTTGGTTTGACAGTTCCATGAAGTGGGCTTCAGAGTATAAATTATTTGGCTCTGATATAGCAGATGGGGCAACGCCTCTAACTAGAGAGTCTATGGCTGTTCTCATCAACAACTATTTAAAATATCAGGGATTTGTATTGCCAAAAGCTTCCGCTACAACTAAATTTACCGATATCAAAAATTTATCAGCAGAAAAACAAAACGCTATCAAAATTGCGAATCAGCTGGGATTACTTTCCGGAAAAAGTGCGACTACAATGGCGCCCAAAGATTTAGTAACGATGGAAGAAGTCGCGGCTATTGTTCACAGAGTTGATTCCCTATTATTACCAAAGACGATTGCTCACAATTAA